A single region of the Acidobacteriota bacterium genome encodes:
- a CDS encoding c-type cytochrome, whose amino-acid sequence MKTQTSRPILLMLVAAVAVPGLGLAAEADTPTFYADVLPVLQENCQTCHRPEGEGENIGGMIAPMPLMTYQQTRPWARSIARAVENRSMPPWFATEATRGKFHHERVMSDDEIETVLAWARGGSPAGDAADAPAPKKFVEEGSGGWSLGRPDLVVQMPENYWVADDIADININFETELTEEMLPETVWVRGVEFKVGGSDVHHMCASVRPPGGATALGKFSDSSIGCIALGAESHLMEPGYAMKLEPGSTIEFSMHYNKEAGEGSGFHDRSEIGFVFADAPESELREVKFDSIGNLTFEIPPGHERWKVGAARVFPVETDILALWPHAHLRSVAVRYDAFYPDGTTEVLLDVPNYDQEWQTTYQYKKPKTIPAGTRVEVSMWFENSPERGEERGFDPADNVVNGTATTDEMMLGFVAWAPVEPVDPIALRLGVASIQSTGGGE is encoded by the coding sequence ATGAAGACCCAGACCTCTCGTCCGATCCTGCTCATGCTCGTTGCCGCCGTTGCCGTCCCCGGCCTTGGTCTGGCGGCCGAGGCCGACACGCCGACGTTCTACGCCGACGTCCTGCCGGTTCTGCAGGAGAATTGCCAGACCTGCCACCGGCCGGAAGGCGAGGGCGAGAACATCGGCGGCATGATCGCACCGATGCCGCTGATGACCTACCAGCAGACCCGGCCCTGGGCGCGCTCGATCGCTCGGGCGGTCGAGAACCGCTCGATGCCGCCCTGGTTCGCGACCGAGGCGACACGCGGGAAGTTCCACCATGAGCGGGTGATGTCGGACGACGAGATCGAGACGGTTCTGGCCTGGGCCCGTGGCGGTTCGCCGGCGGGCGACGCGGCCGATGCGCCGGCGCCGAAGAAGTTCGTCGAGGAGGGCTCGGGCGGCTGGTCGCTCGGGCGTCCGGACCTTGTCGTTCAGATGCCGGAGAACTACTGGGTGGCCGACGACATCGCCGACATCAACATCAACTTCGAGACCGAGCTCACCGAAGAAATGCTGCCGGAGACTGTCTGGGTGCGCGGCGTCGAGTTCAAGGTCGGCGGCAGCGACGTTCACCACATGTGCGCGAGTGTTCGGCCACCCGGCGGCGCCACCGCGCTTGGCAAGTTCAGCGACAGCTCGATTGGCTGCATCGCCCTCGGCGCCGAGAGCCACTTGATGGAACCCGGCTACGCGATGAAGCTCGAGCCGGGTTCGACGATCGAGTTCTCGATGCACTACAACAAGGAGGCCGGCGAGGGAAGCGGCTTCCATGACCGGTCCGAGATCGGCTTCGTGTTCGCCGACGCTCCGGAGAGCGAGCTGCGCGAGGTCAAGTTCGACTCGATCGGCAATCTGACCTTCGAGATTCCGCCCGGCCACGAGCGCTGGAAGGTCGGTGCCGCGCGGGTTTTCCCGGTCGAGACGGACATCCTGGCCCTGTGGCCCCACGCCCACCTGCGGTCGGTCGCGGTGCGCTACGACGCCTTCTACCCCGACGGCACGACCGAGGTTCTTCTCGACGTGCCGAACTACGACCAGGAGTGGCAGACGACGTACCAGTACAAGAAGCCGAAGACGATCCCTGCCGGCACCCGGGTCGAGGTTTCGATGTGGTTCGAGAACTCGCCCGAGCGCGGCGAGGAGCGCGGCTTCGACCCGGCGGACAACGTCGTCAACGGCACGGCCACGACCGACGAGATGATGCTCGGCTTCGTGGCCTGGGCGCCGGTCGAGCCGGTCGATCCGATCGCGCTGCGGCTTGGAGTCGCCTCGATTCAGAGCACCGGCGGCGGGGAGTAG
- a CDS encoding DUF2911 domain-containing protein, translating to MTGSRGWWRLPSVAAVLLLSAAAFGAPAAGQFAETEKVIEKPSKEGEGRKLDASGLTNAFAVLVNATRSIDRAEIGGGMVEVNAGRLPLLGVDWEALQEHEQGLFEFQTAAAIKLRTEADIVVGDLEVPAGNVSPGFAGLYSLWLRLDDDGQWVLIVNNEPDVWGTMHDPAKDLGEIRLEHSIVEGGKPRLTIEIEPPEGDTPGTLTLSWGEHRWQTTVAGLRS from the coding sequence ATGACCGGTTCGCGCGGGTGGTGGCGGCTGCCTTCGGTCGCTGCCGTCCTGCTGCTCTCGGCAGCGGCGTTTGGGGCGCCTGCGGCGGGTCAGTTCGCCGAGACCGAGAAAGTCATCGAGAAACCCTCGAAGGAGGGAGAGGGTCGCAAGCTCGACGCCTCGGGTCTGACCAACGCATTCGCGGTGCTGGTCAACGCGACGCGTTCGATCGACAGAGCCGAGATCGGCGGCGGCATGGTCGAGGTGAACGCCGGCAGGCTGCCGCTCCTCGGCGTGGACTGGGAGGCGTTGCAGGAACACGAACAGGGCCTGTTCGAGTTCCAGACCGCGGCCGCGATCAAGCTGCGCACGGAGGCCGACATCGTGGTCGGCGACCTCGAGGTGCCGGCCGGCAACGTCTCACCCGGTTTCGCGGGCCTCTACAGCTTGTGGCTCCGCCTCGACGACGACGGGCAGTGGGTGCTGATCGTGAACAACGAGCCCGACGTCTGGGGCACGATGCACGATCCGGCGAAGGACCTGGGCGAGATCCGGCTTGAGCACTCGATCGTGGAGGGCGGGAAGCCGCGCCTGACGATCGAGATCGAGCCGCCCGAAGGCGACACCCCGGGGACGCTAACGCTGTCCTGGGGCGAGCATCGCTGGCAGACGACGGTCGCCGGCCTCAGGTCGTAA
- a CDS encoding dimethylsulfonioproprionate lyase family protein: protein MRKLEPVIADQAYVDWESWADPANTSPSAIRWKLLISRERSPSGGLVTGVAKIEPGAALSRHHHEPEETYYVLSGRALIEIENTREEIGPGTAIYIPPNARHALRCIGPEPLVFIFTFPRDRFEDIDYHLDP, encoded by the coding sequence ATGCGCAAACTGGAGCCCGTCATCGCCGACCAGGCGTACGTCGACTGGGAGAGTTGGGCCGATCCGGCCAATACCTCCCCGAGCGCCATTCGCTGGAAGCTGCTGATCAGCCGCGAGCGCAGTCCGAGCGGTGGGCTCGTCACCGGCGTGGCGAAGATCGAGCCCGGTGCCGCGCTTTCGCGACACCACCACGAGCCGGAGGAGACGTACTACGTGCTCAGCGGACGCGCTCTCATCGAGATCGAGAACACGCGGGAAGAGATTGGCCCGGGCACGGCCATCTACATCCCACCAAACGCCAGACACGCCCTTCGCTGCATCGGCCCCGAACCGCTGGTCTTCATCTTCACGTTTCCACGCGACCGATTCGAGGACATCGACTACCATCTGGATCCGTAG
- a CDS encoding MFS transporter, with protein sequence MTSNPPRSFLGWKMVGLGSVCYGLAISPMYYCWGFFLPEMQADLGMNDTQGGLIFSVFSWIYHGLGPVAGFAIGRWGIRSMMSLGAVVGVVAFWLMSRVESFADAMFAYAVLGGISVGFGTILAAQALASNWFIRFRSRAMALILAGGAVFGYVTLKYFAPGILEIADWRTGWLIISGISALVAVLAAVFMRGEPERIGQQPDGGGQAKEPESDAPSGPTGRGEWTAPLALRTSQFYVLIGLSIAYGVPWGIIAVFGRHHLDALGFTTAMAGSILGARVLVSLFGRLSAFAGDFMTPQRLLGIVLILEGVGCALFIVANTELIAYLSMILIGLGFGAAYVCIPVVYSAFYGRRAFATTVGTRFAITGMISPAAPTLAGMLSDWSDSHVLTLTILTGLCFVGSLVAFGLRAPVLGARPITPPATG encoded by the coding sequence ATGACGAGCAACCCGCCTCGCAGCTTCCTCGGTTGGAAGATGGTCGGGCTCGGCTCCGTCTGCTACGGCCTCGCCATCTCGCCGATGTACTACTGCTGGGGCTTCTTCCTGCCCGAGATGCAGGCCGACCTCGGCATGAACGACACGCAGGGCGGCCTCATCTTCAGCGTCTTCAGCTGGATCTACCACGGGCTCGGCCCGGTTGCCGGCTTCGCCATCGGACGCTGGGGAATCCGGTCCATGATGAGCCTCGGCGCCGTGGTCGGGGTCGTCGCTTTCTGGCTCATGAGCCGGGTCGAGTCGTTCGCCGACGCCATGTTCGCGTACGCCGTGCTCGGCGGTATCTCGGTCGGCTTCGGCACGATCCTCGCGGCCCAGGCACTGGCCTCGAACTGGTTCATCCGCTTTCGCTCACGGGCCATGGCCCTGATTCTCGCCGGCGGAGCGGTCTTCGGTTACGTGACGCTCAAGTACTTTGCCCCGGGGATCCTCGAGATCGCCGACTGGCGCACGGGCTGGCTGATCATCTCCGGCATCTCCGCCCTCGTAGCCGTCCTGGCCGCCGTGTTCATGCGCGGCGAGCCTGAGCGAATCGGGCAGCAGCCGGATGGAGGCGGCCAGGCCAAGGAACCCGAGAGCGACGCTCCATCCGGCCCAACCGGCCGCGGCGAATGGACCGCACCGCTCGCCCTGCGCACGTCCCAGTTCTACGTTCTGATCGGTCTGTCCATCGCCTACGGCGTGCCCTGGGGCATCATCGCCGTCTTCGGCCGCCACCATCTCGATGCTCTCGGCTTCACCACCGCGATGGCGGGTTCGATCCTGGGCGCCCGGGTGCTGGTCAGCCTGTTCGGCCGTCTCAGCGCCTTCGCGGGCGACTTCATGACGCCGCAGCGGCTGCTCGGCATCGTCCTGATCCTGGAGGGTGTCGGCTGCGCGCTGTTCATCGTCGCGAACACCGAGTTGATCGCTTACCTGTCCATGATCCTGATCGGACTCGGCTTCGGCGCGGCCTACGTCTGTATCCCGGTCGTCTACTCGGCCTTCTACGGCCGCCGCGCCTTCGCCACGACGGTCGGCACCCGCTTCGCGATCACCGGCATGATCTCCCCAGCGGCTCCGACCCTGGCCGGAATGCTCTCGGACTGGTCAGACTCCCACGTGCTGACTCTCACCATCCTGACGGGCCTCTGCTTCGTCGGATCCCTTGTCGCCTTCGGCCTGCGCGCGCCGGTCCTTGGAGCCAGGCCGATCACGCCGCCGGCCACAGGCTAG
- a CDS encoding carboxylesterase family protein — MTIHRFRGAFALFAATGVLALGFLTASSANAAGSAAVVDIDTGSLRGEVLDAASGLTVFRGIPFAAPPVGDQRWKVPQPMTKWTGVRGATEFGAICPQSPVLAMMTGEALPESSEDCLFLNVWTAAGEGDDPRPVMVWIHGGGLSLGWSNQVGYDGSAFAAKGVVLVSINYRLGPLGYLAHPALSREAGGESGNYGFLDQIAALQWVERNIASFGGDPDNVTIFGESAGGTSVHALMASPLATGLIHRAIAESPWVTDTNIRPLRGENGLHKSAEDVGVAWATTMLGDGTKQTAGALRALDAGTIITRTAQGGALGGYEPHVTFGTDFMPESSEDRYTAGKQNDIPLIAGTNRNEGTMFMAFQPLTERAEFLEMLKGVYGDQAEEVAKLYPSKSAEELKVQQDRFLTDTWFLRGTRRMLLGMDSVSSPAFQYFFTRVNPENPAWGAHHAAELGYVFNTLQGETYDETDDRLAALMIDYWVQFARTGDPNGGGRPAWPEFDGDRQAYLELGDEVKTGAELEREINDRLEAIRGQ, encoded by the coding sequence ATGACCATTCACCGCTTCCGGGGCGCCTTCGCGCTATTCGCCGCCACGGGCGTCCTCGCCCTCGGCTTCCTCACCGCTTCAAGTGCGAACGCTGCTGGCAGCGCTGCCGTCGTCGACATCGACACCGGTTCGCTCCGGGGCGAGGTCCTCGATGCGGCAAGCGGTTTGACGGTCTTCCGCGGCATCCCGTTCGCGGCGCCTCCTGTCGGCGACCAGCGCTGGAAGGTCCCCCAGCCGATGACGAAGTGGACCGGCGTCCGCGGCGCGACGGAGTTCGGCGCGATCTGCCCGCAAAGCCCCGTTCTGGCCATGATGACCGGCGAGGCCCTGCCGGAGAGTTCCGAGGATTGCCTGTTCCTGAACGTCTGGACGGCGGCTGGGGAAGGCGACGATCCGCGGCCGGTGATGGTCTGGATCCACGGGGGTGGCCTGAGCCTGGGCTGGAGCAACCAGGTCGGCTATGACGGCTCCGCCTTCGCCGCCAAGGGGGTCGTCCTAGTCTCGATCAACTACCGGCTCGGCCCGCTCGGCTACCTCGCGCACCCCGCCTTGTCTCGGGAGGCAGGCGGTGAATCCGGCAACTACGGCTTCCTCGATCAGATCGCGGCGCTCCAGTGGGTCGAGCGGAACATCGCCAGTTTCGGCGGCGATCCGGACAACGTGACGATCTTCGGCGAGTCCGCCGGCGGCACCAGCGTTCACGCGCTGATGGCGAGCCCGTTGGCTACCGGCCTGATCCACCGGGCGATCGCTGAGAGCCCCTGGGTTACGGACACGAACATCCGCCCGCTCCGGGGAGAGAACGGACTGCACAAGAGCGCCGAGGATGTCGGCGTCGCCTGGGCGACGACGATGCTCGGCGACGGCACCAAGCAGACGGCCGGGGCGCTGCGCGCACTGGACGCCGGCACGATCATCACCAGGACCGCCCAGGGCGGCGCGCTCGGCGGCTATGAACCGCACGTCACCTTCGGCACCGACTTCATGCCCGAGTCGAGCGAAGACCGGTACACGGCAGGGAAGCAGAACGACATTCCCCTGATCGCAGGCACGAACCGCAACGAGGGCACGATGTTCATGGCCTTCCAACCGCTCACCGAGCGGGCGGAGTTCCTCGAGATGCTGAAGGGCGTCTACGGCGACCAGGCCGAGGAAGTGGCGAAGCTCTACCCCTCGAAGAGCGCCGAGGAACTCAAGGTGCAGCAGGACCGCTTCCTGACCGACACCTGGTTCCTGCGCGGCACGCGCCGGATGCTCCTCGGGATGGACTCGGTCTCCTCCCCGGCGTTCCAGTACTTCTTCACCCGCGTGAACCCGGAGAACCCGGCCTGGGGCGCGCACCACGCGGCCGAGCTCGGCTACGTCTTCAACACGCTGCAGGGCGAAACCTACGACGAGACGGATGACCGGCTCGCGGCGCTCATGATCGACTACTGGGTCCAGTTCGCCCGCACCGGCGACCCGAACGGCGGCGGCCGGCCGGCCTGGCCGGAGTTCGATGGCGACAGGCAGGCGTATCTCGAACTCGGTGACGAGGTGAAGACGGGCGCCGAGTTAGAGCGGGAGATCAACGACCGGCTGGAAGCGATCCGCGGTCAGTAG
- a CDS encoding LLM class flavin-dependent oxidoreductase, translating to MTPWVDRLGDQVAAIADQAEFADRLGFHSLFLPESHFTGAAACPSPIVVLAAAAARTTNLRLGTTSYLLPVRNPFQAAEEVAVLDRLSNGRVILGLGRGFRPALFAAFGVDPRTKRQQFAWSLDLMQRAWAGEAIEVGEGEARRPIRLAPLPVQKPHPELWVAAFGPLALKQAGELGLPYLSSPLETIERLVRNHELHRAALPEGVPRPIVPVMRTVFISDDRRTIARVSSALTAQAIRMARAGSRLVPEEDLARIDTWAIVGNQDEVRAGLERYREQIGMTHVIARCGVPEATLREIEDSIRLLAQLYE from the coding sequence TTGACGCCCTGGGTGGACCGCCTGGGAGACCAGGTGGCCGCGATCGCCGACCAGGCGGAGTTCGCCGACCGGCTGGGCTTCCACTCGCTCTTCCTGCCGGAAAGCCACTTCACCGGCGCCGCCGCCTGCCCATCGCCCATCGTCGTTCTCGCCGCAGCCGCCGCAAGAACGACGAACCTGCGGCTGGGGACGACGTCCTATCTGCTCCCGGTCCGCAACCCGTTCCAGGCCGCCGAGGAGGTCGCCGTTCTCGACCGCCTCTCGAACGGCCGGGTCATCCTCGGCCTCGGCCGCGGTTTCCGACCGGCCCTCTTCGCCGCTTTCGGCGTCGATCCACGCACCAAGCGCCAGCAGTTCGCCTGGTCCCTTGACCTGATGCAGCGCGCCTGGGCGGGCGAGGCGATCGAGGTCGGCGAGGGAGAGGCACGTCGTCCGATCCGGCTGGCGCCCCTACCGGTCCAGAAGCCGCACCCGGAACTCTGGGTCGCGGCCTTCGGCCCCCTGGCACTCAAGCAGGCCGGCGAGCTGGGCCTGCCGTACCTGTCGTCACCGCTCGAGACGATCGAGCGGCTCGTCCGGAACCACGAACTCCACCGCGCCGCGTTGCCCGAAGGCGTCCCCCGCCCGATCGTGCCGGTCATGCGCACCGTGTTCATCTCGGACGACCGCCGGACCATCGCGCGTGTCAGCTCCGCCCTGACGGCTCAGGCGATCCGCATGGCACGCGCAGGCAGCCGCCTGGTGCCGGAAGAGGACCTGGCCCGGATCGACACCTGGGCCATCGTCGGCAACCAGGACGAAGTCCGCGCGGGCCTTGAGCGGTACAGGGAGCAGATCGGAATGACCCATGTCATCGCCCGTTGCGGAGTACCCGAAGCCACACTCCGGGAGATCGAGGACTCGATCCGGCTGCTGGCGCAGCTCTATGAGTGA
- a CDS encoding 3-hydroxyacyl-CoA dehydrogenase NAD-binding domain-containing protein produces MTPLTDMVDYEVRGEIALIVIDNPPVNALSHGVRAGMVEGLAKAAADDEVAAVLLVCKGRTFIAGADITEFGKPMKEPGLNEAIEAMEHATKPVVAAIHGTALGGGLETAMACHYRVGVASARFGQPEVKLGILPGAGGTQRLPRLVGYPKALEMCVMGNPIGAAEALEGGLIDEIVDDVFEGGVVFAEKVIAEDRPLKKIRDLDEKVNEARANRKEIFDGFRRKIARRTRGFEAPEANVRAIEAGLDMSFDEALDYERKLFAELMSGKQSIAQRYYFFAERQAAKVPDVPRDTQMRKIEKVGVLGCGTMGGGISMNFANRGIGVTIVEAEQSRLDHGFGVIRKNYERTASRGRMTMEQVDQCMGLLDGVTDREALADCDLVIEAVFENMDLKKDIFASLDRIVKPGAVLATNTSALDVNEIAAATSRPEDVIGMHFFSPANIMRLLEVVRGEKTAKDVIHTAMTISKQIGKVPVLVGVCRGFVGNRILFQRQQQAQAIILQGAKYYDVDRVLYDFGFPMGPFAMSDLAGLDIGWNEKESASRDIREILCESGRRGQKNGRGYYVYDPETRASAPDPEVEQIISDFGSAQGIEQREVGEDEILERCLYPMVNEGARILEEGIAIRPSDIDVIWVNGYGWPVYRGGPMHWGDSVGLSKIAARMREFADESGDEFWQPSALLAELADAGKSFSDWRAG; encoded by the coding sequence ATGACCCCACTCACCGACATGGTCGACTACGAAGTCCGCGGCGAGATCGCCCTGATCGTGATCGACAATCCGCCCGTCAACGCGCTCAGCCACGGTGTGCGCGCCGGCATGGTCGAGGGACTGGCGAAGGCCGCGGCCGACGACGAAGTGGCCGCGGTGCTCCTGGTCTGCAAGGGCCGCACGTTCATCGCGGGCGCCGACATCACCGAGTTCGGCAAGCCGATGAAGGAGCCCGGACTCAACGAGGCGATCGAGGCGATGGAGCACGCGACGAAGCCCGTCGTGGCGGCGATCCACGGCACCGCGCTCGGCGGCGGCCTGGAGACGGCGATGGCCTGCCACTACCGGGTGGGAGTCGCGTCGGCCCGGTTCGGCCAGCCCGAGGTCAAGTTGGGGATCCTGCCGGGCGCGGGCGGCACGCAGCGGCTGCCGCGGCTGGTCGGCTACCCGAAGGCGCTCGAGATGTGCGTCATGGGCAACCCGATCGGCGCCGCGGAGGCCCTGGAAGGCGGTTTGATCGACGAGATCGTCGACGACGTGTTCGAGGGCGGCGTCGTCTTCGCCGAGAAGGTGATCGCCGAGGACCGGCCGCTCAAGAAGATCCGCGACCTGGACGAGAAGGTCAACGAGGCGCGGGCCAACCGCAAGGAGATCTTCGACGGTTTCCGGCGCAAGATCGCCCGCCGCACCCGCGGCTTCGAGGCGCCGGAAGCGAACGTGCGGGCGATCGAGGCCGGTCTCGACATGTCCTTCGACGAAGCGCTCGACTACGAGCGGAAACTGTTCGCCGAACTCATGTCGGGCAAGCAGTCGATCGCCCAGCGCTACTACTTCTTCGCCGAACGCCAGGCGGCCAAGGTGCCCGACGTGCCCCGGGACACACAGATGCGCAAGATCGAGAAGGTCGGCGTACTCGGCTGCGGCACGATGGGCGGCGGCATCTCGATGAACTTCGCCAACCGCGGCATCGGCGTGACGATCGTCGAGGCCGAGCAGAGCCGGCTCGACCACGGTTTCGGCGTCATCCGCAAGAACTACGAGCGCACGGCGAGCCGTGGCCGGATGACGATGGAACAGGTCGACCAGTGCATGGGCCTGCTCGACGGCGTGACCGACCGCGAAGCGCTCGCCGACTGCGACCTCGTGATCGAAGCCGTGTTCGAGAACATGGATCTGAAGAAGGACATCTTCGCCAGCCTCGACCGGATCGTGAAGCCGGGCGCGGTACTGGCCACGAACACGTCGGCGCTCGACGTGAACGAGATCGCCGCCGCCACCAGCCGGCCCGAGGACGTGATCGGCATGCACTTCTTCTCGCCCGCCAACATCATGCGCCTGCTCGAGGTGGTACGCGGCGAGAAGACGGCGAAGGACGTGATCCACACCGCGATGACGATCTCCAAGCAGATCGGCAAGGTGCCGGTGCTGGTCGGCGTCTGCCGCGGCTTCGTCGGCAACCGGATCCTGTTCCAGCGCCAGCAGCAGGCGCAGGCGATCATCCTTCAGGGCGCGAAGTACTACGATGTCGACCGCGTCCTCTACGACTTCGGCTTCCCGATGGGGCCCTTCGCGATGAGTGACCTGGCCGGTCTCGACATCGGCTGGAACGAGAAGGAGTCGGCATCCCGCGACATCCGCGAGATCCTCTGCGAATCCGGACGGCGCGGCCAGAAGAACGGCCGCGGTTACTACGTCTACGACCCGGAGACACGTGCCTCCGCGCCAGACCCCGAGGTCGAGCAGATCATCAGCGACTTCGGCTCCGCCCAGGGCATCGAACAGCGCGAGGTCGGCGAGGACGAGATCCTCGAACGCTGCCTCTACCCGATGGTGAACGAAGGCGCGAGGATCCTCGAGGAGGGGATCGCGATCCGGCCCTCCGACATCGACGTGATCTGGGTCAACGGCTACGGCTGGCCGGTGTACCGCGGCGGCCCGATGCACTGGGGCGACAGCGTCGGTCTTTCGAAGATCGCGGCTCGGATGCGCGAGTTCGCGGACGAGAGCGGAGACGAGTTCTGGCAGCCTTCGGCACTTCTCGCTGAGCTGGCCGACGCAGGTAAGAGCTTCAGCGACTGGAGAGCCGGCTGA
- a CDS encoding DUF1499 domain-containing protein codes for MNSTTALASPLVAGLALVTGLVGVLGARIDLIDPLAGFLLFALLMPLGAAIGLLLGLIGVLRTRPRQRRGGASQAWGGTLLSMVIIGWVFVLGYDTTQAPPIHDITTNIDDPPTFLAAASEDSRGAGFAYPSGGAQVPDLQRQGYPDLGTLHLDISRQEALWRVRHTAEDMGWELLRGDDESGEVEFADATPWFHFIDFVAVRVRAEEAGAAVDVRSVSQVGGGDLGENADRIRRFLDRLGHAH; via the coding sequence ATGAACTCAACGACCGCGCTTGCTTCCCCGCTGGTGGCCGGCCTAGCGCTCGTGACCGGCCTGGTCGGCGTGCTCGGTGCCCGCATCGACCTGATCGATCCCCTTGCGGGCTTCCTCCTGTTCGCCCTCCTGATGCCCCTGGGCGCCGCGATCGGCCTGCTTCTCGGCCTGATCGGCGTGCTCCGGACGCGGCCCCGGCAGCGTCGCGGAGGCGCTTCGCAAGCCTGGGGCGGCACGCTCCTCTCGATGGTGATCATCGGCTGGGTCTTCGTGCTCGGCTACGACACGACCCAGGCGCCGCCGATCCACGACATCACGACGAACATCGACGATCCGCCGACCTTCCTTGCGGCCGCTTCGGAGGACAGTCGCGGCGCGGGCTTCGCCTACCCGAGCGGCGGCGCGCAGGTCCCGGATCTCCAGCGGCAGGGCTATCCCGACCTGGGCACGCTGCACCTGGACATCTCACGGCAGGAAGCACTCTGGCGCGTCCGGCACACTGCCGAAGACATGGGCTGGGAACTGCTCCGAGGCGACGACGAGAGCGGCGAGGTCGAGTTCGCCGACGCGACCCCGTGGTTCCACTTCATCGACTTCGTCGCGGTCCGGGTCCGCGCAGAAGAGGCCGGCGCGGCCGTCGACGTGCGTTCCGTGTCCCAGGTCGGAGGCGGCGACCTGGGCGAGAACGCGGATCGCATTCGACGCTTTCTCGACCGGCTCGGCCACGCCCACTGA
- a CDS encoding sulfatase, whose translation MSDVRSMFRLLWGPALAAALAAVLAACGGGLSDGTAEPRRPNIVLYVVDTVRADRLGVYGYEKPTSPRLDDFAAGAVLFENAYAQSSWTRPAVASLFTGLLPPAHRTVGRRSVLPEDAMTLAEILTANGYEGMGLVRNPNVSRAFGFAQGFARFRSEDRDRDETMLDRVRLWLDEREGSEQPFFLFLHAIDPHGPYDPAPEFEEMFEAGGAPVHYRTVRYLLQLNRGEVEPDAGTAEALSRLYDAEVAQNDRVFGDLLDVLETRGLAEDTAIVYASDHGEEFQEHGRWEHGLSLYEEVLRIPLVMRLPGVSARRVEAPAQHVDVLPTLLGYLGIEAPATDGRDLLAARRRGDDPPDVYTHLDVDGHRAASVIRGRYKLVLPQSPSQGTEPMLFDLEVDPGELEDLAAERPGIVERMLDLLADQNLAGEIVSAQEIEDDQIDEDVRRRLRALGYVD comes from the coding sequence GTGAGCGACGTTCGTTCCATGTTCCGCCTCCTGTGGGGACCGGCTCTGGCGGCGGCTCTGGCGGCCGTGCTGGCTGCCTGCGGCGGTGGGCTGTCGGACGGGACGGCCGAGCCGCGGCGGCCGAACATTGTCCTCTATGTCGTCGATACCGTCCGCGCGGACCGCCTCGGCGTCTACGGTTACGAGAAGCCGACGTCGCCTCGGCTCGACGACTTCGCGGCGGGCGCCGTTCTGTTCGAGAACGCCTACGCCCAGTCCTCGTGGACGCGGCCGGCCGTGGCCTCCCTGTTCACCGGCCTGCTGCCGCCGGCGCATCGCACCGTCGGCCGCCGCTCCGTGCTGCCCGAGGACGCGATGACCCTGGCCGAGATCCTGACCGCCAACGGCTACGAGGGGATGGGCCTGGTCCGCAATCCGAACGTCAGCCGCGCGTTCGGCTTCGCGCAAGGGTTCGCCCGCTTCCGCAGCGAGGACCGCGACCGGGACGAGACGATGCTGGACCGTGTTCGCCTGTGGCTGGATGAGCGCGAAGGGAGCGAACAGCCCTTCTTCCTCTTCCTGCACGCGATCGACCCCCACGGGCCCTACGATCCCGCGCCCGAGTTCGAGGAGATGTTCGAGGCCGGCGGCGCTCCTGTTCACTACCGTACCGTGCGCTATCTGCTCCAGCTGAACCGCGGCGAGGTCGAGCCGGATGCCGGTACAGCCGAGGCGCTGTCGCGGCTGTACGACGCCGAGGTGGCCCAGAACGACCGCGTCTTCGGCGACTTGCTCGACGTACTGGAGACGCGCGGTCTGGCCGAGGACACCGCCATCGTCTACGCCTCGGACCACGGCGAGGAGTTCCAGGAGCACGGCCGCTGGGAGCACGGGCTGTCGCTGTACGAGGAAGTGCTGCGGATACCCCTCGTCATGAGGCTCCCCGGTGTGTCGGCGCGGCGCGTCGAGGCGCCGGCTCAGCACGTCGACGTGTTGCCGACGCTGCTCGGCTACCTCGGCATCGAGGCGCCGGCCACCGACGGACGGGACCTGTTGGCGGCCCGCCGTCGCGGCGACGATCCGCCGGATGTCTACACCCACCTCGACGTCGACGGCCACCGCGCCGCCTCCGTGATCCGCGGTCGCTACAAGCTCGTGCTGCCGCAGTCGCCGTCCCAGGGAACGGAGCCGATGCTCTTCGACCTGGAGGTGGATCCGGGGGAGCTGGAGGACCTGGCTGCGGAACGGCCGGGGATCGTCGAGCGGATGCTCGACCTTCTGGCTGACCAGAACCTGGCCGGCGAGATCGTCTCCGCCCAGGAGATCGAGGACGACCAGATCGACGAGGACGTGCGCCGGAGGCTCAGGGCGCTCGGCTACGTGGACTGA